TCGTGATTGGCTTCGCCTTTTATAAGCATCAGTGTCTGTCCCATCGGCCACCTTCTTTGGCGGTTATGGTTGAATGACAGCTGCTACACAAAGCCATAAGATTTTTTTCATCATGGGTACCACCTTTTGACAAGGGTTTGATGTGATGAACCTCCTGAGCCGGGGTTAGCCGTCCTTCTTTTAAACACTGTTCACAAAGTGGATTGTTCTTAATGTATTTGTTTCTGATTTTCTTCCAGGCCCAGCCATAGTGTTTTCGTGTTTCCGGATCGCGCGCGTACTTATTGTATTGTTGGTCATGTAATTTTTGATGCTTCTCACAAAATCGTCCGTCCGTTAATTCACCGCAACCAGGATGGCTGCAAGGGCGCTTTGGTTTTCTTGGTATGATCATCACCTCATTTTTTGCAATAAAAAAGTCCTGCTGGATTCTTCCAACAAGACTCATATCTTTTGATATATTTTCTCTAGCATAATAATAACACACTACCCCCGTGGACAT
This genomic interval from Eubacteriaceae bacterium ES3 contains the following:
- a CDS encoding HNH endonuclease signature motif containing protein codes for the protein MPRKPKRPCSHPGCGELTDGRFCEKHQKLHDQQYNKYARDPETRKHYGWAWKKIRNKYIKNNPLCEQCLKEGRLTPAQEVHHIKPLSKGGTHDEKNLMALCSSCHSTITAKEGGRWDRH